In Mycteria americana isolate JAX WOST 10 ecotype Jacksonville Zoo and Gardens chromosome Z, USCA_MyAme_1.0, whole genome shotgun sequence, the sequence TAAAAATCACAGTGGATTTCAGCTTTGCAACGCCGCTTGCATTTCTGCGAATCAGAAATGCCTTTCGGAAACGCAGATGGATGCTGGTCTGTACGCTTAAACTGCGGCGTGGTGGGGCACCGTGCAGCCCTCCGTGGGACCACCACCCAGGTGAAACAGCCTGCTGGCAGAGAGGATGGGGGGCTCATGAGCCACAGGCAGCTCCCAAAGGACTGGCTTTGCACAAGTCCGCATTCCCCCTCGTTGTAACctgaaagaatcacagaaagCAGAGCAACCAGGAGAGTGTAGGCTTTATTACTGTAAGGAAGGAGCTGGTCAAAATCACTCTACAGTACTTACTCTGTCTTGATCTGTCTTACTAATAAAAGGACTCTAAGCATGAAAAGAACCTAAAACGCAGAAAATTAAGATAAGGTGTGTGCTGTATTCATTATACTACTGGTCATTTTCTGGAGGAGTATTCAAAGCTTCTggtacttctgcttctgctggcttCAGCACCTCCTCTTCACCTATAAGGCATGTAAGAGACAGATCATTTCATACTGGGGGGCTCTCGTGCGTTACCCCTCCATGCTGTGATAAAGCCCCCATGGCCAGGCTCCTGCGATTGCCTGCGATGTTAGGTAGCTCCTGATGGCCTGCCTGCTTTTCCAAGGACACAGCAGTCCCAGGGGTTGTGGGGGGGAGTTGGAGAGGGTAAAGCCCTGGTGGGTTTAAAGGCAGGAGGCAAATAAATGCAGCCCTGATGCTTGCCCATTTCAAGATCTCAGGACTGGGAGCTGGACTGGTGTGATGTGCCCCAGTCAGGCCCAGTCCCCAGGATGCAGAATGGTTGTTTTCCATGGCACTAGGGAGTTGCACGCCTTGCAGTGAGAGGCCTCGTCCTCTCCCCTGGCACAGACATTGCTGGAAATGCAGTAATCGGGGGTCAGAGGATGCTCATCTCCTCTGAAGCAGATCCTAGGTTTTCCTGGTTTTGAAGCAACCTGCATGCTTGGCCCACTGACCACTAAAGTAAATGTGCTCTCCTCTTCCCAAGCCAGATCTGGGAGCAACTCCTGCTGGCCCAAGCTGCCCTAGCTGTAAATGGATTTCCTAAGCCCAGATGGCAATCTGCCATTCAGACCAGCTTAGTGCCCTCCGTGCCTCAGTCCTGGCAGGTCCCAAAGGGGTAGTCCCCTGCAGGCGCCCACCCCTTGCTGTAGTGcccacccttccctcccccctaCCCCAGTGTCAGCCCTGAAACCGGGTGGACTGTGGACAGAACGTGTCCGGGCTTTGGCTCTCCCTGGCCAGCTCTGGCTTCAAGAGACCGCATCTTCTCTCCGCAGCATCTCTGCCATCACCTGGCTCTTGGCAAAGCCACAGAGGTGTCCTTAGGACAAGGAGCTGTTTAGGACCAGGGACCACAGACCCCATGCCAATGACTCTACTGACAGTAGTGGGCTTTTTATCGCTCCCCATGACTTGGAGAGCAGTATCTGCCCCCACAGCTCCAACATCCTCCCACCCCTTTCACAGCCACCCAAGACACGTTTGGTGGGGTAGGGACCTGTGCCCTGGTGGTGCCACGGGTTGGTAGTTGATAAGGTGGGCAACCTTGGCTGACAGTCCTCAGGAGGTGGCACTGCAATGCCCCCCGAGCCCCCACGGggccagcagctctccagcagctcACCTGTAGGATCCTGGCTCCCGGTTGCCAGCTCCCCCTCCACTGCTCCTTGTTGCATGACACTGACCACGTCTTCGATGGTCAGCACGGGCAGCTGTTCTTGAGGCACCAGCTCAGGCGGTGGTGGCTTTGAGGGCGATGGCTCAGCCTCCTCCTGTGGGTCAGGCTGCGGGTCCGACTCCAGTTCTGGCTCCGGGCTGGGCTCCACTGCTGGCTGGCGGCCCTGTCTTCGCTTGGCTCCTTTGCCTCTCCTTTTCCGTTTGTTCTTCTGCTCCCTGCCAGGGGATTTCACAGGGGTGAAGAGTGGGGTGTGGGGCAGAGgacttcccctcctgccctgagGGCACTTTGCCAGGCCCCTGGGTTGCCAAGACTGCAGCCCAGTCCATCccagcagaagctgcatttctgcagccctcctccccagccccgcacGGCAGCCGGCAGCCTCCTGTGGCTGCACCGGGGGGCGGGAGCTTGGGCACCAAATTTTTCGCTGGGCCCACACAATCCTGGTTGAGGATTGCTTGCCACCCAACCCACCCCCTACGTAACCCACCCCCCATCCGTCTCTGCCCCCCAACGCCTGCCTAGACCTTCAGCAGCTACCGGCTGCAGGTCACCTTTCCCCACTGAAGACTGATGGGGCCCAGCTCGGCTCTGTCCTTGTGCGAAGACGGAGGGGCTGGGCTGCCGTGCCTGAGCTCAGGTTAAGCGCACCAAGAAAACGACTCCACAGCGTAAGCAAGACTTACTTCAGAACCCAATGAACTGAGTCTTTCTCCTGggcttctgcttttctcttccgGAGCAGCTCCCGGTCTCTCAAGCGGTGGGTGATGATGACACCTACAAGGACAAATTGAGTGCTAACATGACATCCTGGCCAAGGGACAATTTGATCCCTCCCTGCCTGGTGACAGAGCACTGATGCAAGAGGCCGTGCTCTTTTTGTCATGAAGCAGGTCTTGATATGAAACTGCTTGGGTGCTGTACTTCCAGCTCAGCCTCAGTGGGTAGGATCCGATGACACACCACCCAAAGATCCCAGGCTCCTGTGCTGAAAGTTACTCCGAATTTCTAGAGTaactttcagcagttttcttcctgctgctgcagccttggGGTGACCCTCACCCAGCTTACTCACCACTGGAGGGACCTGGGGCCTGATGGAAGCACGGGGCAGGCTTCCCGTGCCATGAGGACACCATGAAATCCCTCGGCCAGACATCATTACAGGCTGCAAGATAATTCTTTGTGTTTGCTCCGTTGTTACCCTTTTCCCCAGATAGCTGCAGCTGGCCACCCCTGCGATTAAGATGCTTGTCTAACTAACTAACTAGGGAGAAAGCCTTGCCCTGCAGAACAGCCAGCCCTACAGCATAGGAACAGGTCTGTGGAGGCGAGGGGGTGAGCCCGAGGGCACAGGCTTTCCCGTACACAGATGCTCATGTGTATTAGGCTGAGACCCTGTAGGGAGTGGTGACCCGGCCAGAGACCAGAACAGGGCTAGTACACACTGCTGGGGGCGAGGACACTGGTCCCAAAGACCACACAAGCACCCCGAGCTCATCTGCAGCTATGAAGAAGGCCATGGCAGGGCTGAAGACAGACTGACTCGTGAGAAAGCTCCAATGCTGACTTTACCATTTGGGCAAGATGTGCAGGTTACCTACAGCCACCAGGAGAAAGGGGCACCCCCTGGGTCTCAGTCACCCTGTGCAATGCCTTCTTAGGCCGAGGTAAGTTGTGCCCATTTCACTGACTGCAAAGGGCTCCAGATGGCTTCCTGAGGCAAAGACATCTCAGCCATCTACACCTGGGCAAATGAATTGCTGAACTTCACTGAAGCCAGCACTGAACTTCCTCCCCCATGTCTTTGTCCTAACAGACAACATCCCTGATAATGTGGCAATAGGTCTTCTGGTTTCTGATTCAGTCCACCCTGAATTTTCTAGCTTGGACTCCAGCCTGTAATAATAAAGACATGGCTTAGATCAAGTAGCACGAGACCACTCCCTTGAGACAAAGGGCATTGTTCAGGAGCAACATCACGTCCCCGGAGCCTGGAAGGAGAGGGGATTCTTCCCAGGTGTACACTGAAGACGCTACAAAAGCGCTGATTTTCATAGTTTCAACAAAACCCACACAATGAAAATGCAGAACTACGACCTGCTCCTTCCAGACATAATCAGATCCATCTCCTTCCACAAAAAGCCTCAGCTTAGACTAAAGTGTTAGGTCAAATGAGTGAAGAACGGTAATTTTGTCATTCCCTTGTCCAGCTGGGAAAACTGGCAAGGTGAGAAGGACTTCCGAGGCTGAGCTGGGACTACAGTTCTTGTATCCCAGATGTCTGTTAAACGCAAGAAACACCATAGTCCaggacagaaaaaagcaaaactaacagCAGGAGCCAACCTCTACCCAAAGTAGATCTTTACACAAGACACTTCTGACAATTAATAATAATCTTGCAGAAATTTAGCTTGGAAAGGATTTCTGTTGGTCTCTGTTCCAACATCTTCATCAAAGCAAGGCCAACTTTAAAATTACATCAGGCTGTCCAGGACCTTGTCCAGGGAAGTTGGGAATACCTCAAAGCCCACCTCTCTGGTCTCCGCACAGCTCTCactgttaatttttcttcctttctatcGAGCCATGTTTGCAACGTGTCCTCCTGTCCTTTCCCTGTGCACCCCTAAAAAGAGTCTGGCTCTCCCTTCTCTGTAGGGAGAGCCAGAGGATGACTGCAGGGGTCAGAGGCAGAGGATGTTAGGCAGAGGAGGACTGCAATGAGATCTccctctcagccttctcttctcctggctgaaaaaGCCTGGTTTCCTCTGCCTGTCCTCGTAGGTCATCTGCTCCAGCCTTTAGCAGCCTTGGTGGCCCTGCACTGCACTCATCCCGGTATGCCtttgtctttcctgtgctgagttGCACAAATCTGGGCACGGTATTCCAAGTGCCATCTAATAGTAACAACAGCCACCATCACAaccacaaagtaaaaaataatccTACGTTCTGTTGTTGCCTAttagtttttctgttcttttattgcCGTTTTTTGTACGGTAGTTCCCGGAGCCCCCTTTGCTCTAAGCACAGTAGAGCCATACAGAAGAAGACGGCTCATCTCCTAAAAAAATTCCAGCCTAACCAGAGCAAAGAGAAGAGGCACAGCATGATGCGATACAGACGTGAAGGCCACATGCAATGACACTGCCAGAGTTTCTCAGTCCTGGCAGGGGCATCTCAGCATGACCAGAGATAGTGTCAGCCTCTGAGATGAAGAACACTGCGCTTGAACTGCACAATGCACAGCCAAGTAGACGTTCCCCAAACGGGAGGCTGTTGCCCAACATGAAGCAGTATCAGAGGCAGCAGGGCACGGACAGCAGGAGATGACTCTGCCATCCACATAGCAAAAGGCAGGAAGCTGCCTGGGAAGATGAGGTTACAAGTTTCAGCAGCAGGATCTGCACAGGGCTTCAGTTTTACTGCTGAAGTACATAATCCCTTGCACATCCCTTTGCAGCCAAGGTaactttctttccctttcaaaatgTCTTGTGAGCCATAAAAGCATTTTTAGCTGCTCGCAATCAGTCTCCTTCCCAACCGGCCCAAAGCAAATTGTTTTGCAACAGGTAGCAAACACCCCTCATTCACTTCTAACTGGTCCAAGAGAGCACTCCCACAGCTGCTCCAAAGCTGTCTGTCAGCTGCTAGCACTAGGCAGGAAAGATCACAGTAAAACATCTGCATcctgatgaaaaattatttttcagaggaCACAAAGATACAGagatgaaaggagaaggaaaaaaatccatcaagcTAAGAGAACAATGAGACAGTATTGCCAGTCTGCAAACAGACAATATATTGATGCTGTCTGAAGGACTTTGTCTGAGTTGAAAAGCCTTTATAGGGGCTTCTGTCTTTGTGATCTGAAACACAACACGGAAAAAGCCACATACATTTGCCGTTAAACGTGCATCCTCCATCCCCCAAGCCCTGGTAGCATCCCCTGGTAattattaacttcttttttagaAACCACTGCTGACAAAGATCACTCTCTCCTCTCCCTGAAAACTTAAATTAGGAGTGGCCTCATCATTACCTGGCACAGCATACTCCTCATGGGCTGCAGAAGGTGTCAGGGAAGAATCCGGATAAGCATGGTCTTTGCTTAAGCTCTCCATAGCTCTTTGCAGTTTTAAGTAGAAAGGAGCTTAGTTCCTCGGGAACGGCATCTGGAGACACTGGTGCAGCAcgagcacttaaaaaaaatgcagactgcCCGCCCAAAGCCTCTTATCTGGCCAGGCCACTAGCAGGGTAATAATATTCTCCTTATCAGAGTGCAAAGGTGTGTGAGTCTCTGCGAGGATCTACTGTGTGGATTGCAAAACATGTTAGTGCTTTTATACAGCAAATAATTCCACTTCAGATAGGAAATTTACACTCACTACTGCTAAACTGTGACTCAAATGCCCTCCTTTATAGTAGAGAGAagctgcacagcagggcaggatGCAGCACtacctcactgctggtttccagAGTGAGGTGCAGGGAGGTGTTGTTAGTCCTTGAGGACCCCTTGGGAGGTCTGAAATGGGATGTATGCAATTTGAAAGGTGTTTGCATAGGACcctgcagtgctggtgggaaaGGACCTCCATCTCCATTGCAGTCCCCCTCACAGCAGGACTGTCTGCTGCATGAAGTCAGGGTGGCTGTGGCATCATATGCTTTGGAAACCCCCAAGCCACATTCATGCGACCTGTCCAAGGGCTGCACCACCTTCCTGGGAAATCCAGACAGAGTAATGAATCCATACTGGGACTCCAGCCAAGGGCCTGTGCATGTTGAGGACTTCCCAATGACTCGTTGGTCCAGTACCCAGTGGATCAAGGCTATGAGCAAAGCACTTCCCTCATGAAGCAGGATGGCAATGGGCAGCCCCAGTAAAACCAGTGGGAAGACCCAGCTGGGTCCCTTGCTCCCACAGGAGGATATCCCTTAGTGGTTGCTCCTAGCTCCCTGTTGCCCATCGCAGCCCCAGACCTGCACAGCATGCAGGCTCATGCAGCCTCTGCAGGACCATCTTTGGGGGCCAGTATAGCTGCAAAGGGGAATCTTCTGCTTGGTACAATGGCTTCAATCCAGAGatcctgctccctgctctgcgGTCTGCGTGGCCGGGCCCCCAGGTTGATCTCCCTTGGTTTCCTGCATGTGAGATGAGGTGGGAATTCTGGCCTCCTCTGCAAACTGCCTTCAGAGTTTCTCATGCTGCGATAGTGCAGAAAAGCTTAAGATTATACCTGTGCGTAACAATTCTGCTGGACCAGGGACACCTCACCACTTTGGCCAGTTTATAACACACTCAGTGCCTAAGTATTTGGGATTCAGCTTCTACCAGCACTTTTCTCCATGAACTACTCAAGTGTTTATGCTTTGGTGAGCTGCTAGTGCCCCtaacccctcccaccccccaaattaATTCGAAGTAGCTCCAAGGTTGGTAGAAGAACCTGACAGTGTAGCTACTCCCAGGACCTCTGGGAATTGCTCGCCTTTCATGGCAGGGATGATCCCACCTCCTTGTGCAGTCCCAAGACTtgccctggagcagagcagctcctcaggGGTGAGGAGGTCTGGCCTGCCTCCAGTCCttgccaggcttttttttttttttaatgtacagcCTTTGCTCTCTGCAGGTTCTCTCTCTAGGTCCCTAGAAGCTCCAGAGTTTGAAATTTCATGGATGTGGATTTCTTGGGATGTAACCTGGGGGTCCATGGTCAtctctgctgcctttctgcttATCCCTTGAGTTACCACTTCACTCTAGGGCTCCTCCCCTGTGCCCACGGCAGATTACATGGTACCTACAGATAGGTGGGGCAGGTTTAACAGCTCCAAAAGAATCAGCAGGGTGGTAGCAGCAGAGCAGATATGGGAAGGTTCTGATACAGGAGGGTGGGCCAGGAACATGGATGGCATAAAGAGATGTGAGGCTTCCAAGTCATTCACAGGGGAGTTTCCTGTAGCTCAGTCACAAGTGAAGGCAAGGTGTCCCATGCTGGTGAGGGTGTCCACGTTCCAGCACTGTGTGATGCTGCACGGCCCTGGGGTCACCCTGCCTCATGCAGACATCCTGAAAACTGTATCTTGCAGGATGCTCTACCATGCAAAGACAGTGCTTGGGGCGGGGAGGAAAGCATatcacacctcgaatactgtgttcagttttgggcccttcactacaagagagacattgcggtgctggagcgtgtccagaggagggcaacgaagctggtgaagggtctggagcacaagtcttaagaggagcggctgagggaactgggtgttcagcctggagaaaaggaggctgaggggagacctcattgctctctacaaccacctgaaaggagattTTAGcgaggtggggatcggtctcttctcccaaggaacaagtgataggacgagaggaaatggcctcaagttgcaccaggggaggtttagattggatattaggaaaaatttcttcaccgaaagggttatcaagcattggaacaggctgcccagggaagtggttgagtcaccatccctggaggtatttaaaagacgtgtagatgtggtgcttagggacgtggtgtagtggtggacttggcagtgctgggttaagggttggactcaatgatcttaagggtctttttcaaCCTGAATggttctattctatgattctatatgccTGGCCATAGAGGGACATCACAACTGGAAGCGCTCTTACAAAGAGCTTGACATATTGTGGGCTGCTTGCAGGTGGtatgaaacacagaagaaagggtGGAAATCCCTGGGTGTTTCAGTGCTCTGTGGGAACTGGGTGCATGCTCAGGCTGTGGCTAACTCAGTTTCTCACACCCCTCTTCTACTCAGTCACTCCAAAGCCTGGTGAGGTCTGATAAATCACTCTTGACTCAGCAAAACATTGCCATATGACACTGCAGAGCTGGTACTGTGAATGTTTCTCCATTCCAGCCATCTTCCAGCTGGGTAGAAACCAATACATTTGTAAagaatatttgtaaaagaaagtGTCTCTCAGAGTCTTTAGAGGTGCTTAATGGAATAGACCGGCTTTAAAATCTTCCAGAGCCTGCACTTGCATCTCTCAGGACCAACATCCCTGTAAAGATTTGGCTTTTGTGTGTGAATGACTTTAGATCCCAAGGAAGTGATTTTATTATCCCATGGGAAGGCTTTGGTGATGGATAACAGTGTGGAAGTTACAGACTCCACCACCTAGTTTCAAGTTGTCTCTGCTCTGAAGTGGAGGGACTGAGAGGCAGAGACTTGCCCAGAATGCCAGGGACACCGGGCTCATTTTAGAGCTCATTTTAGAGCCCAGTGTtgcctccctgtcccccaccagcagcagcagcacagcagactcttcttctcagcagagctctgtAGCAGATGTGGCCAAAGCTGCATCCCCTTTGCTGTGGATGAATTTCTGCAAATAGGTTAAACTTTCTGGCCAGTCTCGGTTGCATGAATGGTTGCAGCTGGACACTTTACAATGTGCCAGGCGCTgcttccctcccctttctctccgCATTTCAGTTCAGCTAGCCCTGGGCCACCTTCACTGATGCATCCAGCTTCCTAGGTGAGGACCTGGAGAAGCTGAACCAGGTGTCCAGCAACCTGAGCAGCTCCAGTGTCACAGACTCCTCGAGTGTCACTGGAACTGCTCAGTAGGGGAACACCCCCGACCTTGGGTACATCTCACCATGCCGGTCCCCCACACGGCTTTCACTACCCAAAAGCCCTGGAAATGCTTTGTCCAAGGGAGAGCTGGACCTAAGGCTGGATCCTGCCACCAGGCCTGTCTCCTGGCACTGTTGGGACTGCTGTCACTGTAGACACAGCAACATCAGGCTTTGGATCTATGTAAGAGTCAAAACTTTTTACAAGTCTCCACGGTATCTCTGTTTACCCCCATCTGGCATTGCTACTGCGAGGCACATATCCACAGACCTGCCTATCCCTCCCTGCAGTCAGGGACGCAGCCCTGAACCAAGGTTATCTGGGGGATGAACATGGGCAGCTGGGGGAGGTACGCCGCTGTCCCTCTAGCAGGGTGTCAGGGCACTTCTTCCAGTGTTGTTTTGCAGGACAACGACAGAGAAGCCATTTTCAGGCTTGTCCTTCACTCCCTGACTTGAGGCAGGTTTGGAGGCAACTTGCCTGGTTGCAACACGCTTCTCTGGGAGCAGGACTACGAGTAGCGCTGTGCGCCAAACTATGGTGCTTGTGAAAGCAGATaatcccttcctccccctgccttgaCTGAAGCATGAAACGATGGGAAACGGATAAATTCAACAGGCAAAACCGCATGCAAAAGTGCAAATCCATGTGCGTACCCCCTGCCGCAGACCAGTGCATTGCAGGTGTCTTGCTGTCCACCAGCTGCCCCCTGAGCCTTGCCTGACCTTGCCAGACACAGCTCTGCCAGGCGTCAGAGTCGGGCCCTCTGGCCCCAGCCATCCTGCACGGGCCCCTGAGGTCTGTAGCGGTGTTGAATGACTCCCTTCGCCTCGCCTCGGCATGCCACTTGCTCTTGAGCCATGTGAAATAAACaggcaaatctgccagtccctggGGAGGACGAGTATCTCTGAATTCGCTGCATGCAGCGTCAATGCTGACCCTGTCCAGAGGCTGCCCACGCTCTGACCTTGCAGGTCTGGCCCGCAAGTGTGTGCTTTAGCTCTGCAGTTTCTGAATAAACACTCCATGTTGTGCTGGAGGCATGCGGTTTCCCTCTTCAGAAGAGCCTCCGAGTTGTGTCTCTGTTGGTTTTTCCTAGCCTCTACAAATAAATAGATGTGTCTCTCAGGGGATAGACAGCGACAGGCTGCCGCCACTCTGCCTGCACAGCTCGAGCCACCGCAAGGGCTGAGATACCGG encodes:
- the HEMGN gene encoding hemogen, producing MESLSKDHAYPDSSLTPSAAHEEYAVPGVIITHRLRDRELLRKRKAEAQEKDSVHWVLKEQKNKRKRRGKGAKRRQGRQPAVEPSPEPELESDPQPDPQEEAEPSPSKPPPPELVPQEQLPVLTIEDVVSVMQQGAVEGELATGSQDPTGEEEVLKPAEAEVPEALNTPPENDQ